A genome region from Alistipes dispar includes the following:
- a CDS encoding 4Fe-4S binding protein, with amino-acid sequence MAKIKGTIVVDKERCKGCGVCVASCPCAVLELSAEVNSKGYPVARMANPDACTGCASCAVICPDSVITVYRQKFE; translated from the coding sequence ATGGCAAAAATCAAAGGAACGATCGTGGTCGATAAGGAACGGTGCAAAGGGTGCGGGGTCTGCGTGGCGTCGTGTCCGTGCGCGGTGCTCGAATTGTCGGCCGAGGTGAACAGCAAGGGCTATCCGGTGGCCCGGATGGCGAATCCCGACGCCTGCACGGGTTGCGCCTCGTGCGCGGTGATCTGTCCCGACAGCGTCATCACGGTTTATCGTCAAAAATTCGAATAG